The genomic window CGTAGCATTCCCATTACCGATGAGGACAATGTTGGAACATTGTTTGAAAAATTGGCCATTGTCGGCCGTGATTTGCTTTTGGATACTCTACCAGCTTATATAGCTGGTGAAATTCAGCCAGAACCACAAAATCCAAGTCAGGTTACATTCTCACCAAATATCAAACCTGAGGAAGAAAAGTTGGATTGGAACAAGACCAACCGTCAACTCTTTAACCAAATCCGTGGGATGAATCCATGGCCTGTTGCTCATACTTTCCTCAAGGGAGATCGTTTTAAGATTTATGAAGCCCTGCCAGTAGAAGGTCAAGGAAATCCGGGTGAAATTCTCTCCATCGGTAAGAAGGAGTTGATCGTTGCAACAGCAGAAGGAGCTCTATCTCTCAAACAGGTTCAACCAGCAGGAAAACCTAAGATGGACATTGCTTCCTTCCTTAACGGTGTGGGACGAACTTTAGCAGTAGGAGAACGATTTGGTGACTAAAGTAGAAACGGCTAGAAGTGTAGCCTTGAATGTACTTGAGGACGTTCTTGTCAATCAAGCATACTCCAATATCGCCTTAAATAAACACCTTAAGGGAAGTCAACTGTCAGTAGCAGATAAGGGGTTGGTGACAGAACTTGTTTATGGAACCGTAGCTCGTAAACTAACTTTAGAATGGTATTTGTCTCACTTTATTGAGGATAGAGACAAGCTAGACAGCTGGCTCTATGTTTTGCTTCTCATGAGCGTCTATCAACTCCAATACTTGGATAAGCTTCCTGATCATGCAGTGGTCAATGAAGCGGTAGAAATTGCAAAACTTCGTAAAAAGGGTAGCGAAAAACTAGTCAATGCTGTTTTGCGCCGTATTTTGCGTGAGGGTTTGCCTGATATTGACAGTATCAAGCGTAAGAACAAGCGTGATTCTATCGCCTACTCTTTGCCAGTTTGGTTGATTTCTAAGCTCAAGGAAGAGTATGGCGAAGAGCGAGCGCAAGCGATTTTTGAAAGTCTTTTACAACGTAACAAAGCCAGTATCCGTGTGACAGATTTGAGTCGCAAAGAGGAAATTAAAACTTTACTTGATGCCAGTGATTCGATTCTGTCAGCTGCTGGTTTGGTCAAGGAGCAAGGGCATTTTGCTAGTCATGATTTGTTTACTGAAGGGGCTATTACTATTCAGGATGAGTCTAGTCAGTTGGTTGCGCCAACACTAGATTTACAAGGAGATGAGCAGGTTTTAGATGCTTGTGCAGCTCCTGGCGGAAAGACAGCCCATATGGCGTCTTATCTAATGACAGGTCAGGTAACGGCTCTGGATCTCTACGACCATAAACTCACTTTGATTCAAGAAAATGCGGAGCGTTTAGGTGTAGAGGACCGTGTTCAAACGCAAAAACTGGACGCTCGAAAAGTGCATGAGTTTTTTGGCAAGGATCAATTTGATAAGATTTTAGTCGATGCCCCGTGCTCAGGGATAGGACTTTTACGTCGAAAACCAGATATCAAATACAACAAAGACACTGCTGATTTCACGTCATTACAGGAAATTCAGTTGGAAATATTAGGTAGTGTTTGTCAAACGCTACGTAAAGGTGGTATAATAACTTATAGTACCTGCACTATTGTCTCTGAAGAGAACTTTCAAGTTGTTCAAGCGTTTTTAGAAAGTCATCCAGAGTTCGAGCAGGTTAAACTAGAACACGAATGCAAGGATATCCTGAAAGATGGCTGCATCCTCATTACTCCAGAGTTGTATGGGAGTGATGGATTCTTTATCAGCCAATTTCGCAAGATATCCGATTAGGAAGGAACTGACACAATGGAGATTTCATTATTAACAGATGTTGGTCAGAAACGTACAAATAATCAAGACTATGTTAATCACTTTGTCAACCGTGCCGGTCACACAATGATTATCTTGGCTGACGGGATGGGAGGACACCGAGCTGGTAATATTGCTAGTGAGATGGCAGTAACAGATTTGGGTGTAGCCTGGGTTGATACTCACATCGATACCGTGAATGAAGTTCGTGAATGGTTTGCTGAACATCTAGAGATTGAAAATCAAAAGATTTACCAATTAGGTCGAGATGAAGCATATAAGGGGATGGGTACTACTCTAGAAGCCCTTGCAATCATTGATAATCAAGCTATCTATGCTCATATTGGCGATTCCCGTATCGGATTGGTTCGTGGTGAAGAATACCATCAATTAACGAGTGACCATTCTTTGGTGAATGAATTGCTCAAGGCAGGTCAATTAACACCTGAAGAAGCTGAAGCACATCCACAAAAGAATATCATCACCCAGTCTATCGGACAAAAAGATGAAATTCAACCTGATTTAGGAATTGTAAGCTTGGAACCAGGGGACTATATCGTTATGAACAGTGATGGTCTCACGAATATGATTTCAGGAAGTGAAATCTATGACATCGTGACAAGTGATATTTCACTTGAAGACAAGGCGGCAACCTTAGTACGTTTTGCAAACAATGCCGGAGGGCTTGATAACATTACTGTTGCCTTGATTGCGATTGAGGAGGAATCAGAATGATCCAGATCGGCAAGATATTTGCCGGACGATATCGGATTATCAAACAAATTGGCCGCGGAGGGATGGCAGATGTCTACCTGGCCAAAGATTTGATTCTGGATGGGGAAGAAGTTGCTGTAAAGGTTCTGAGA from Streptococcus sp. oral taxon 061 includes these protein-coding regions:
- the rsmB gene encoding 16S rRNA (cytosine(967)-C(5))-methyltransferase RsmB, translated to MTKVETARSVALNVLEDVLVNQAYSNIALNKHLKGSQLSVADKGLVTELVYGTVARKLTLEWYLSHFIEDRDKLDSWLYVLLLMSVYQLQYLDKLPDHAVVNEAVEIAKLRKKGSEKLVNAVLRRILREGLPDIDSIKRKNKRDSIAYSLPVWLISKLKEEYGEERAQAIFESLLQRNKASIRVTDLSRKEEIKTLLDASDSILSAAGLVKEQGHFASHDLFTEGAITIQDESSQLVAPTLDLQGDEQVLDACAAPGGKTAHMASYLMTGQVTALDLYDHKLTLIQENAERLGVEDRVQTQKLDARKVHEFFGKDQFDKILVDAPCSGIGLLRRKPDIKYNKDTADFTSLQEIQLEILGSVCQTLRKGGIITYSTCTIVSEENFQVVQAFLESHPEFEQVKLEHECKDILKDGCILITPELYGSDGFFISQFRKISD
- the fmt gene encoding methionyl-tRNA formyltransferase; translation: MTKLIFMGTPEFSATVLKGLLSDDRYEIVAVVTQPDRAVGRKKVIQETPVKQAAKEAGLPIYQPEKLSGSPEMEAIMNLGADGIVTAAFGQFLPSKLLDSMDFAVNVHASLLPKHRGGAPIHYALIQGDEEAGVTIMEMVKEMDAGDMISRRSIPITDEDNVGTLFEKLAIVGRDLLLDTLPAYIAGEIQPEPQNPSQVTFSPNIKPEEEKLDWNKTNRQLFNQIRGMNPWPVAHTFLKGDRFKIYEALPVEGQGNPGEILSIGKKELIVATAEGALSLKQVQPAGKPKMDIASFLNGVGRTLAVGERFGD
- a CDS encoding Stp1/IreP family PP2C-type Ser/Thr phosphatase, which encodes MEISLLTDVGQKRTNNQDYVNHFVNRAGHTMIILADGMGGHRAGNIASEMAVTDLGVAWVDTHIDTVNEVREWFAEHLEIENQKIYQLGRDEAYKGMGTTLEALAIIDNQAIYAHIGDSRIGLVRGEEYHQLTSDHSLVNELLKAGQLTPEEAEAHPQKNIITQSIGQKDEIQPDLGIVSLEPGDYIVMNSDGLTNMISGSEIYDIVTSDISLEDKAATLVRFANNAGGLDNITVALIAIEEESE